ACTGATTGATGAAGTGCTCCCTCGCACTACTGTATTCAAGCGCCCAAACAGAAGCGGACATGCAGAAGCCTTTGTTAAAAATCTTCTGGAAGAAACCATCGTTGCAAATTTTGATTATGTATTCATCGTTACCTCGCTAAACCAGAATTATAATGAAAACAGAATTGCACGATTTGTTTCTATAACGCTGCAAACCGGTGCAAAGCCAGTTGTGGTTTTGTCTAAAGCTGATTTGTGTGATGAAGTAGATCTTAAGGTTGAAATCACAAAAGCAATCTGCGATAAGGCAGATGTAATTGCAATCAGTTCGTTAACCGGCTTTGGTATTGAAAATCTGAAGCCGTATTTACAGAAGGATAAAACTATTGCTCTGGTTGGTTCGTCGGGAGTTGGTAAGTCTACACTGCTGAATACTCTGAATGGTGATGATTTGATGAAAGTAAATCATATCCGCGATTCGGACGGTAAAGGACGTCATACTACAACCTACCGACAGTTAGTTAAATTGGACTGTGGTGTCTGGATTATGGATACTCCAGGACTTCGTGAAATTGGTGTGCTCGACATGGAAGAAGGAATTGACGAAACCTTCTCTGATGTTGTCAGCCTTTTTGATCAGTGTAAATTTAATGACTGCTCTCATACTAATGAGCCGGGCTGTGCAGTACTCGCGGCACTTGCAGATGGCTCACTAAGTGAAGAACGCTGGGCAACCTATCAGCAGCTCCATCAGGAAAATGAATGGGGCAAGGCAAAGATGATGCAGATTGCACGGTTCACGCGGGAATATCAGAAAAACCGCTACAGGGGCTGGGATTTGTAAAAATCTTACTCAGGAGAAAAAAATGTTAGAAAAAATGGGAGACTTTTTTGATTCAAGAACTGAAGGCTATGAAGAGCATCAGTTAAATACTATAGATTTTGCACAGGAATTTTATCCGTTTACAGCAGGTTGTCTGCCTGAAGAAAGCGGAACAAAAATCCTGGATTTAGGCTGCGGAACTGGTCTGGAACTGGACGAGTTCTTTGCCATAAATCCAGATGCAAAAGTTACTGGAATAGATCTTGCGGCTGGCATGCTCAATGAATTGAAAAAGAAATTCAGTGATAAGGATATCAATCTGATCTTAGGTTCATATTTTGATGTGCCATTTGGAGAAGCTCAGTTTGATGCGGCTGTGTCAGTTGAATCGTTGCATCATTTTACGAAGGAAGAAAAAATTCCACTTTACACAAAACTCAAGGCAGCTTTGAAAACCGGCGGATATTTTATTATTACTGATTATTTTGCAATGAGTGATGAAGAAGAAATCACCAGAAGACAGGAGCTGCTTCGTTTGAGAAAAGAACAGAATCTGCCTGACGGTGAGTTCTATCACTATGATACTCCGCTGACTGTAGAGCACGAAAAAGAAGCTCTACTGGCAGCTGGTTTTTCAAGTGTAGAAGTTCTTAAAAACTGGGATCATACTTATACGCTTAAGGCTGCTGTATTATGAACTGATTTTGAAGATGAAAATGGAGCATGAAAAATGAAATACAATCAGAAAGTTATTTTGAAAAACGGAAAAGAAGCATTGCTTCGGAATGGGGATAAGGCAGATGGTAAAGAGGTTTTTTAAGTATTTAATCTTACTCATGCCGAAACTGACTATCTGCTTTCCTACCCAGATGAAAATAGTTATGACCCGGAACAGGAAGCACAGTTTCTTGAAGAGAAAACAAACAGTTCTAATGAAATAGAAATTATAGCTGTTGTTGATGGAAAAATCGCAGGAACAGCTGGCATCGAGTCTGTGGGTAAAAAATATAAACTTCAGCACCGCGCTGAATTGGGCATCAGCGTTCTCAAAGAATTCTGGGGACTTGGTTTAGGTAAGGCTCTTATGAATGCATGCATTCAATGTGCAAAAAAAGCTGGCTATAAACAGCTTGAACTGAATGTTGTTGCAGAAAATGAAAGAGCTGTAGCTTTGTATAAAAGTTTTGGCTTTGTAGAATTCGGACGAAATCCAAAAGGTTTCAATTCACGAACAAGTGGATTTCAGGAATTGGTTTACATGCTGTTAGAATTATAAAATATTTGGAGGAAATATGTTTAGCATAAAGAGACTTAGTATAAAAGACAAAGAAATTATCAAAAATTTATTTACCAGTGTTTTCACAATTGCACCGTGGTATGACGACTGGTCAGATACAAATCAGCTGGATATGTGCATCACAGACCTGATAGGACAGAGTTATTCATTAACTTATGGTTTGTATGATGATGATGAGCTAATTGGAATTTCTATGGGATATATAAAGCACTGGTATTCGGGAACAGAATATATAATTGAAGAATTTTGTATCAAAACAGATAGGCAGGGCTCAGGTGCGGGAACTTTTTTTGTGGCAGAAATAGAAAAAGCAATAAAGGAACTTGGACTCAAACAGATTTTCCTTTTAACCGACACAAACGTACCGGCTTATAATTTCTATAAGAAAAATGGTTTTGATGAATGTTCAACAATTGTTGCATTCGCTAAAAGATTAGGAGATTAAAAAATGGAACTTAAAAAACTATCTGAACACATCTGGATCATGCCTTATGAATCAGAAAGAGACCGACCTAACCTTGGATATGTTAAGGGTGATAACTGGAGTCTTGCGATAGACGCAGGTCATTCTGATATTCATGTAAAGGAATTCTATGCTCTGCTGGAGGCTGAAGGGTTGTCTTTGCCGTCGATCACTGTTCTTACTCACTGGCATTGGGATCATACTTTTGGTATGCATGCAGTAAACGGTTTATGCATTGCGAACGAAAAGACAAACGGACATCTCCTGGAATGGAAAAACAAAATTGAAACTAACGGTCCGGCTGAGTTTCTTGCAATTCACGAGAGCATCAGAAAAGAATATGCAGGCGGAAAGGAAGTGATTGTTGTGCCGGCTGACATTCTGTTTTCCGGTGAAATGACGCTGGATCTTGGTGGCTGTAAAGTTCGTATCGTGGAAAGCGAGGCTCCTCATACTGAGGATTCTACACTTGTTTATATTGAAGAGGACAAAGTTCTTTTTCTTGGAGATTCAACCTGTGATGATTTTATGACAGGAATCAAAGACAAGGAATTGTGTCAGAAGCTGGAAGCAAAAATCAAATCGCTTAATCCCGAAACCTGCATGGAGGGACATTGGGTTCCGGTTGAAACTTCGGATACACTTGATGATTTGATGAAGTTTTAGTTTTAAAAAAGGAAAATAAAAATGCTTGAAAATCTTAATTTACCGGAAAAAATCAATGAGCTTGTTGCTGGGAAAAATTACACCTGTGATGATATGGGAAAGTCCCAGGCGAAAGTTCTGATGTTTAATGACTGTGTTCTTAAGATTGAAAAAATCGCTAAAAAAAATGATGAGCTCGTAAAGATGATGCGCTGGCTGGAAGGTAAGCTACCTGTTCCAAAGGTTATTGCTTATGAGAAGGATGAAGCCGCTGGACTTCAGTTCCTTCTTATGAGCAGAGTGACAGGAAAAATGAGCTGTGACGATTACTACATGTCGCGACCGAAGGAGCTATGCAAACTTCTCGCCCAGGCGCTTAAGCTTTTGTGGAGTGTGGATATTTCTGACTGTCCTCGATGCATAACTTTGGACGATGAACTTAAAGAAGCAAGGTTTCGCGTTGAAAACAATTTGATCGATGTGAGTGATGCAGAACCGACGACTTTTGGACCGGATGGTTTTGAAAATCCTATGGCTTTGCTTGAA
The Treponema bryantii DNA segment above includes these coding regions:
- the rsgA gene encoding ribosome small subunit-dependent GTPase A produces the protein MKTNNIITARVSCVQKNQFTLLPCGEDKTVNSDVELLGKLKGKFYNLGLEPPVVGDYVKVITNEYGDALIDEVLPRTTVFKRPNRSGHAEAFVKNLLEETIVANFDYVFIVTSLNQNYNENRIARFVSITLQTGAKPVVVLSKADLCDEVDLKVEITKAICDKADVIAISSLTGFGIENLKPYLQKDKTIALVGSSGVGKSTLLNTLNGDDLMKVNHIRDSDGKGRHTTTYRQLVKLDCGVWIMDTPGLREIGVLDMEEGIDETFSDVVSLFDQCKFNDCSHTNEPGCAVLAALADGSLSEERWATYQQLHQENEWGKAKMMQIARFTREYQKNRYRGWDL
- a CDS encoding methyltransferase domain-containing protein yields the protein MLEKMGDFFDSRTEGYEEHQLNTIDFAQEFYPFTAGCLPEESGTKILDLGCGTGLELDEFFAINPDAKVTGIDLAAGMLNELKKKFSDKDINLILGSYFDVPFGEAQFDAAVSVESLHHFTKEEKIPLYTKLKAALKTGGYFIITDYFAMSDEEEITRRQELLRLRKEQNLPDGEFYHYDTPLTVEHEKEALLAAGFSSVEVLKNWDHTYTLKAAVL
- a CDS encoding APH(3') family aminoglycoside O-phosphotransferase produces the protein MLENLNLPEKINELVAGKNYTCDDMGKSQAKVLMFNDCVLKIEKIAKKNDELVKMMRWLEGKLPVPKVIAYEKDEAAGLQFLLMSRVTGKMSCDDYYMSRPKELCKLLAQALKLLWSVDISDCPRCITLDDELKEARFRVENNLIDVSDAEPTTFGPDGFENPMALLEWLENNRPEREPVFSHGDFCLPNILIEDGKLSGLIDLGDTGVNDKWLDIALCYRSLKHNADGTWGKKIYQDFNPELFFEALGVEPDWDKINYYILLDELF
- a CDS encoding GNAT family N-acetyltransferase gives rise to the protein MFSIKRLSIKDKEIIKNLFTSVFTIAPWYDDWSDTNQLDMCITDLIGQSYSLTYGLYDDDELIGISMGYIKHWYSGTEYIIEEFCIKTDRQGSGAGTFFVAEIEKAIKELGLKQIFLLTDTNVPAYNFYKKNGFDECSTIVAFAKRLGD
- a CDS encoding MBL fold metallo-hydrolase translates to MELKKLSEHIWIMPYESERDRPNLGYVKGDNWSLAIDAGHSDIHVKEFYALLEAEGLSLPSITVLTHWHWDHTFGMHAVNGLCIANEKTNGHLLEWKNKIETNGPAEFLAIHESIRKEYAGGKEVIVVPADILFSGEMTLDLGGCKVRIVESEAPHTEDSTLVYIEEDKVLFLGDSTCDDFMTGIKDKELCQKLEAKIKSLNPETCMEGHWVPVETSDTLDDLMKF
- a CDS encoding GNAT family N-acetyltransferase produces the protein MLSYPDENSYDPEQEAQFLEEKTNSSNEIEIIAVVDGKIAGTAGIESVGKKYKLQHRAELGISVLKEFWGLGLGKALMNACIQCAKKAGYKQLELNVVAENERAVALYKSFGFVEFGRNPKGFNSRTSGFQELVYMLLEL